In Lotus japonicus ecotype B-129 chromosome 5, LjGifu_v1.2, one genomic interval encodes:
- the LOC130720499 gene encoding uncharacterized protein LOC130720499 — MSLLNQAPCGAMFAKCPSLLSSAKFITAKSSPFSNPAPKFITRRSPIRPLHLTLAKAEGNLDSAAPTSSSTSTSTSTAPSPFANDPTVFVGGEDVPLEGVIQFEKPSSSARIEKWGRVALLAGGDVLALLVFATIGRFSHGLSILDLETLRTADPFIAGWFLGAYFLGGFGEDGRGMKGLPKGVIATAKSWAVGIPIGIGIRAATSGHFPNYGFIFVSLGSTAVLLITFRALLYTILPVDSSKKSDVYRRGSPFELFELLTSLVRRW, encoded by the exons ATGTCACTGCTTAACCAAGCTCCTTGCGGAGCCATGTTTGCAAAGTGTCCCTCTCTGTTGTCCTCAGCCAAGTTCATCACTGCAAAATCATCACCATTCTCTAATCCTGCACCTAAATTCATCACCAGAAGAAGCCCCATAAGGCCCTTGCATCTTACACTTGCCAAGGCTGAGGGAAACCTTGATTCAGCTGCACCTACTAGCTCCTCTACATCAACCTCAACTTCCACCGCTCCTTCTCCTTTTGCCAATGATCCAACTGTTTTTGTGGGTGGCGAGGATGTTCCATTGGAGGGTGTCATTCAGTTCGAGAAACCCAGTTCATCTGCTCGTATTGAGAAATGGGG ACGCGTGGCTCTGCTAGCTGGTGGGGATGTGTTGGCCTTGCTTGTATTTGCAACTATTGGAAGATTTAGTCATGGACTCTCTATACTCGATTTGGAGACGTTGCGCACTGCTGATCCTTTTATAGCTG GTTGGTTTTTAGGGGCTTACTTCCTTGGAGGTTTTGGGGAAGATGGCCGTGGGATGAAGGGTCTCCCCAAAGGTGTCATTGCTACTGCTAAGTCTTGGGCTGTTGGGATCCCT ATAGGAATAGGAATCAGGGCTGCAACATCCGGTCATTTCCCAAACTATGGTTTTATATTTGTGAGTCTGGGAAGCACTGCTGTTTTACTTATCACATTCAGAGCATTATTATACACCATTCTTCCAGTTGACAGTAGTAAGAAGAGCGATGTCTATCGCCGTGGCAGTCCCTTTGAACTCTTTGAG ctGCTCACATCATTAGTACGGCGGTGGTAG